ACAGGTCACCGCCGCGGGCGACGTCGCCGCCCGCCGGGTCGTACTGGCTCTCCTCGGGGACCGCAGGGCCCGGGCCCAGGGAGGCGACGTACGCGGCGAGCTGGTCGATCTCCTTCTGGGTGTACACGCTCGGCTTCTTCGGCGCCTGGGCGCCCTGCTGCTGGAGGGGCATCCGGCCGGTGGAGACCTGGAAGTCCACCGCGGCCGCGCCGACGCCCACGAGGCTGGGGCCGTCGCTGGAGCCCTGCCCGCCGGTGCCGTGGCAGCTCGCGCAGCCGACCCGGAAGAGCTTCTGTCCCTCTTCGACGGCGAGGGACTGTGCGCTGGTCTCGTCGGCCTGCGCCTTACCGGTGGGCGCGAATGTGGCGTACAGCCCCCCGGTGGCCGCCAGCGCGATGAGTAGGACGACGAGCGCCGCCAGCGGATGGCGCCGTCGTGCGGAGAGCTTTTTCACGGATTACCCCGGTATCAGGATCTTCAGCGTCGGTGTGCTTCTCGGTGCCGGCTCCCCGGCCGGTTACTTGATCAAGTAGATGGTGGCGAAGAGGCCGATCCAGACCACGTCGACGAAGTGCCAGTAGTAGGACACCACGATCGCGGCCGTCGCCTGCTGGTGCGTGAACCGTCTGGCCGCGTAGGTGCGTCCCAGGACCAGCAGGAAGGCGATCAGACCGCCCGTCACATGCAGGCCGTGGAAGCCGGTGGTCAGATAGAACACCGAGCCGTACGGGCCGGAGGAGAGCGTGATGCCCTCGTGCACCAGCTCGACGTACTCGGTGACCTGTCCGGCGATGAAGACGGCACCCATGATGAAGGTCACCGTGAACCACATGCGCAGCTTCTTCACGTCACCGCGCTCGGCGGCGAACACGCCGAGCTGGCAGGTGAGGGAGGAGAGCACCAGGATCGTGGTGTTGCCGAGCGCGAACGGAACGTTGAGGGTTTCGGCCTGGTCCTTCCAGAAGTCCGCCCCCATCACCGAACGCAGGGTGAAGTACATCGCGAAGAGGGCCGCGAAGAACATCAGCTCGGAACTCAGCCAGATGATGGTTCCGACGCTGGTGAGGTTCGGCCGGTTGACCGACGGGTGCGCGTGCCCGGTCTCTACTGCTGCTGTTGCTGTCGCCACGTCCGACATTATGTCGGTCCCTTATCTCCGCCTCACTCCGGGGGGTGCCGTTCGGAGTGTCAGGGCGCCGCAGAGGGGCCTGGACTGCACCGCCGCACCCCGGGCGGAGTAGCATCCGCGGTGAGAGCGGTGCCCGAGAACCACCGGAGGAACCATGGAGTCGACGGCCGCAGGACCGGTCAACGTACTGGTCTACAGCGACGACGCGAACACGCGCGAGCAGGTCCGGCTCGCCGCCGGGCGCCGCCCCGCGGCGGACCTGCCGCCGGTGGAGTACGTCGAGTGCGCCACGTTCCCCGCGGTGCTGGCGGAGTTGGAGCGGGGCGGCATCGACGCCTGCGTACTCGACGGCGAGGCGGTGCCCGCCGGCGGCATGGGCGTGTGCCGGCAGATCAAGGACGAGATCTTCCAGTGCCCGCCCGTCCTGCTGATCATCGGCCGCCCGCAGGACGCCTGGCTGGCGACCTGGAGCCGGGCGGAGGCCACCGTGGCGCACCCGGTCGACCCGGCGGCGCTCGCGGACGGTCTGGCGGAAGTGCTGCGGCTGCGGCAGGCCGTACGCGCCTGAGGGCGGCGGGCGCCGGGGGACCCGGCGCTCCCCCGCCGGGCCGTACGGCCCGGCGGGCGGCTCAGATTCCCGGCCGCAGCCGGCCCGCCTCCGCCGGGCCGCCGCCGTCGCGTACGCCGGGCGTCAGGGCGCTGCCCTCCTGCCACTTGGTCCAGGAGAGGTTCCAGTCCCCGAAGCCGTTGCCGAACGGGGCCATGTCCTCGCCGTAGCTGTTGACGACCTCCACGATGTCGCCCGGCCGTACGGTCTTGAAGAACCAGGCGGCGTCCTCGGTGCTCATCCCGGTGCAGCCGTGGCTGACGTTGGCGGAGCCCTGCGAGCCCACGGACCAGGGGGCGGCGTGCACGTACTCGCCGCTCCAGGTGACGCGGGTCGCCCAGGACACCTGGAGGTCGTAGTCCTCCCCGGTGCCGCCGACGCCGATGCTGGCACCGGTCATCCGGACGCTCGACTGCTTCTCCAGCACCACCTTCTTGCCGTTGCGGGTCTCGAAGCCCGCCTTGCCGGTGGTGACCGGGATGGTGTTGATCTCTTTTCCGTTGCGGTACACGGTCATCTCGTGCGCGGAGGCGTCGGTGACCGCCTCGATGCGGTCGCCGATCTTCAGTTCCAGGGGTTTCGCGGCGCTCGCGTAGACGCCCTCGCGCACCTTGACGCCCTCCAGCCGGCTCTCCAGCCGGACCCGGGCGCCCGCAGGCCAGTACTCCTTGGGGCGGTAGTGGAGTTCCTTGTCGCCGACCCAGTACCAGGCGCCCTGGACCACCGGGGTCGAGCTGACCTTCAGCCCGCGCTCGACGACGGACCGCTCCGCCTGGGTCTTCACGGCCCGGTTCAGCTTGACCGTCAGCGGCTGGCCGACGCCGTACGTGCCCTTGCCGGGGCCCAGCTCGACCTTCATCGGCTTCTTCGTCCTGACCTTGGAGGTGCGGTACGTCAGCCGCTTGCGGCCGGGCGCACCGTCGTCGTTCTCGGTGCTCACCTCGACGCTGTACCGGGACCGGGCGGCCAGCGGCACGGTGCTGCGCCAGGTGTGGCCGTCGGCGGAGAGCCGGCCGCGTACGTACCGGCCGCTCTCGTCCACGGCCGTGACGTCCGTGATGCGGGCCTGCCCCTGGGCGGTGACCTCCAGGTCCTCCGAGGGGTCGGCGAGACCGCTGTCGTCGGCCACGCCGGAGAGGGCGATCCGGCCGGCGGGCTCTCCCGGTTCGCGGGCCAGCGGATGGCCGCCGGCGCCGCATGCGGCGAGTCCCGGGGCGAGGGCGACCACCAGCAGGGAACAACTGACTGCCGTACGGCGATGGGGCGTTTGGCTCATGATCACACGCTAGGCAGATGCTCCACGCGACGCGCGGTGTGTGGGCCATACGAGGGGGCCGCGGCACCCGTTCGGCGTGCCGCGGCCCCGTCGGTGGAGCTGTGCTGTAGTGCGCTACTGGTTCTGGTCCGCCCCGCGGTAGTACTCGAAGACCCAGCCGTAGAGGCCGACCAGGATCACGGGGATGGAGAAGTACAGCAGCCACCAGTTGAGGACGATGCCGAGGAAGGCGAGCGCGCCGCCGATGGCCAGCGACAGCGGCTGCCAGCTGTGCGGGCTGAAGAAGCCCAGCTCGCCGGCGTCGTCGGCGACCTCCGCCTCCTTGTTGTCCTGCGCCCCGGTGTCGACCCGGCGGGCCGTGAAGACCAGGTAGTACCCGATCATCGCGGTGAGGCCGAAGGCCAGGAACAGCGCGGTGGTGCCGACCGGCTCCTTCGACCAGTAGCCGTAGACGATCGCCGCGACCAGGACGAAGGCGGCGAGCCAGCCGAACATGTGGCCCTGGATCTTCACTTCGCTTCCCCTTCGCTGCCGCCGCCGACGAGCGTCTTGTCACCGGCGCCGTGGCCGTGCCCGACCTGGGCCGCCGCGATCTCGGGATGGTGCAGGTCGAAGGCCGGCGATTCGGACCGGATGCGCGGCAGCGAGGTGAAGTTGTGCCGCGGCGGCGGGCAGGACGTGGCCCACTCCAGCGAGCGGCCGTAGCCCCACGGGTCGTCGACCTCGATCTTCTTGCCGTACTTGGCGGTCTTCCACACGTTGTAGAAGAACGGCAGCATCGACATGCCGAGCAGGAACGAGCTGATCGTCGAGAACGTGTTCAGGGCGGTGAACCCATCGGCCGCGAGGTAGTCCGCGTACCGCCGGGGCATGCCCTCGGCGCCCAGCCAGTGCTGCACCAGGAACGTGCCGTGGAAGCCGATGAACAGCGTCCAGAAGGTGATCTTCCCGAGCGTCTCGTCGAGCATCTTGCCCGTGAACTTGGGCCACCAGAAGTGGAAGCCCGCGAACATCGCGAAGACGACGGTGCCGAAGACCACGTAGTGGAAGTGGGCCACCACGAAGTACGAGTCGGAGACGTGGAAGTCCAGCGGCGGCGAGGCCAGGATGACACCGGTCAGACCGCCGAAGGCGAACGTCACGAGGAAGCCGATGGACCAGAGCATCGGTGTTTCGAAACTCAGTGATCCCTTCCACATCGTGCCGATCCAGTTGAAGAACTTCACTCCTGTCGGCACCGCGATCAGCATCGTCATGAACGCGAAGAACGGGAGGAGTACGCCTCCTGTCACGTACATGTGGTGCGCCCACACGGTCACGGACAGACCGGCGATGGAGATCGTGGCGGCCACCAGGCCGATGTAGCCGAACATCGGCTTGCGGCTGAAGACCGGGATGACCTCGGAGATGATGCCGAAGAACGGCAGCGCGATGATGTACACCTCTGGATGGCCGAAGAACCAGAAGAGGTGCTGCCAGAGGAGCGCACCGCCGTTCGCCGGGTCGAAGATGTGCGCCCCGAACTTGCGGTCCGCCTCCAGTGCGAGCAGCGCGGCGGCCAGCACCGGGAAGGCGAGCAGCACCAGCACACCGGTGAGCAGCACGTTCCAGGTGAAGATCGGCATGCGGAACATCGTCAGGCCGGGCGCCCGCATGCAGATGATGGTCGTGATGAAGTTCACCGAGCCGAGGATGGTGCCGAAGCCGGAGAGAGCCAGACCCATGATCCACATGTCGGCGCCGACGCCCGGCGAGCGCACCGCGTCGGAGAGCGGCGTGTACGCGAACCAGCCGAAGTCGGCCGCGCCCTGCGGGGTGATGAACCCGGCGACCGCGATCAGCGACCCGAAGAGGTACAGCCAGTACGCGAACATGTTCAGCCGCGGGAACGCCACGTCGGGCGCGCCGATCTGCAGCGGCATGATCCAGTTCGCGAAGCCCGCGAAGAGCGGCGTCGCGAACATCAGCAGCATGATCGTGCCGTGCATCGTGAACGCCTGGTTGAACTGCTCGTTGCTCATCACCTGCGTGCCCGGCCGGGCCAGCTCGGCGCGCATGAACAGCGCCAGGATGCCGCCGATGATGAAGAAGAAGAACGACGTCGCCAGGTACAGCGTGCCGATCGTCTTGTGGTCGGTGGTCGTCAGCCACTTGACCACGACGTTGCCGGGCTGGCGGCGGCGCGCGGGCACCTCGTCCTCGTATGCGTCTTCGCCTGCGCCCGCGGCCGCCGCACCCTGGGGTTCGTTGAGGATGCTCATTGGTTGTTGGTCTCCGCATTCCTAGCGGCGTCGGTCTGGGGGATGCCCGCCGGGATGTACCCGGTCTGGCCCTTGTCGGCCAGCTTCTGCAGGTGCTCCTGGTACTTCTCCGGGGAGACCACCTTCACGTTGAAGAGCATCCGGGAGTGGTCCGTGCCGCACAGCTCGGCGCACTTGCCCAGGAAGGTGCCCTCCTTGTTGGGGGTCACCTCGAAGACGTTGGTGTGGCCGGGGATGACGTCCTGCTTCATCAGGAACGGCACCACCCAGAAGGAGTGGATGACGTCCCGGGAGGTGAGTACGAACTGAACCGTCTCACCCTTGGGGAGGACCAGCGTGGGGCCCGGGTTGCCGGTCTGCTCGTTCTCGGTGGCCGGCACGCCGTAGTCGTAGACGCCCTCGGCGCCCTTCGGCACGGCCTCGAAGTCCCGGTCGGGGATGGCGTCGAGCTCCTTGGGCCGCTTCGCCGGCGTGGCGGCGTCGCCGTCCAGGTTCTCCAGGTAGTTGAAGCCCCAGCTCCACTGGTAGCCGACCACGTTGATCACGTGGTCCGGCTTCTCCGAGGTCTCCAGCAGCTTGCTCTCGTCGCGCGCGGTGAAGTAGAAGAACACCGCCACGACGATCAGCGGGACGACCGTGTACAGCGCCTCGATGGGCAGGTTGTACCGGACCTGGGCCGGGACCTCGACCTTGGTCCTGGAGCGGCGGTGGAAGATGACGCTCCACAGGATCAGGCCCCAGACGAGGACCCCGACGGCCAGGGCGGCCGCCCAGGATCCCTGCCACAGGGAGAGGATCCGCGGCGCCTCCTCGGTGGCCGGCGTGGGCATGCCCAGGCGGGGGAAGTCCTTGTAGGTACAGCCGGAGAGGGTGACCAGGACCAGGCCCGCGGCCAGCGCCTGCGGCAGCCTTCGCCGCATCGTGCGCCGCGGCGAGCGGGTACCTCCCGCGGCCGCCGTGTGGCCGCGGGGGAGGTCGGAGCCGTTGTGACTCACGTAGCGCCTTCCCGAGAGTCTCGCCCACGGTCCCTTCGGGCGCGCGGGCAGCAGGTTTGGATGTTTACGCGGAGCAAACCCTACTGGACGCCATTTGGGGTCGCTCGGGGAGGGTGCCCTGGCGCGCCGGGGGCACTCCGATGGTGCGGCGGCGGCCGTCAACTCTGTCCCGCCGGTCCCCCGTCGGGGCCCGTCCCGGGCGCAGGCGTCGCGGGCCCGAAGGCGCGGACCAGGGGTTAGCGTGGTCGTGTGCCGTACTTCGACGCCGCGTCGTCCGCGCCCCTTCACCCGATCGCCCGGCAGGCCCTGCTCGCCGCGCTCGACGAGGGCTGGGCCGATCCGGCCCGGCTGTACCGGGAGGGCCGCCGGGCGCGCCGGCTGCTCGACGCCGCGCGCGAGACCACCGCGGACCTCGTCGGCTGCCGCCCGGACGAGCTGGTGTTCACGTCCTCGGGCACGCGCGCGGTGCACGACGGCATCGCCGGGGCGCTGGCGGGCCGCCGCCGCGCCGGGCGGCACCTCGTCGTCTCGCCGGTCGAGCACTCCGCGGTCCTGCACGCGGCGGAGCGCCACGAGGCGGCGGGCGGGGAGGTGACGTACGTGCCGGTGGACCGCGGCGGCCGGGTGGCGCCCGGGGCGTACGCCGAGGTGCTGCGCCCCGACACCGCCCTGGCCTGTCTGCAGTCGGCCAACCACGAGGTGGGCACGGAGCAGCCGGTCGCCGAGGCGGCCGAGGAGTGCCGGGCCGCCGGAGTGCCGCTGCTGGTGGACGCGGCGCAGTCGCTGGGCTGGGGACGTACTGAAGGGCCGTGGTCGCTGCTGGCGGCGAGCGCGCACAAGTGGGGCGGCCCGCCCGGCGTGGGGCTGCTCGCGGTGCGCAAGGGGACGCGCTTCGCGCCCGCGGGCCCGGCGGACGAGCGGGAATCGGGCCGCGCGCCCGGCTTCGAGAACATCCCGGCGATCGTCGCGACCGCCGCCTCGCTGCGCGCCGTCCGCGGGGAGGCGGAGGCCGAGGACGCGCGGCTGCGGGCACTGGTGGACCGGATCCGCGCGCGGGTGCCGGAGACGGTCGCGGACGTGGAGGTGATGGGCGATCCGGAGCGCCGGCTGCCGCATCTGGTGACGTTCTCCTGCCTGTACGTGGACGGGGAGGCGCTGCTGCACGCGCTGGACCGGGCGGGGTTCTCGGTCTCGTCCGGGTCTTCGTGCACGTCGAGCACGCTGACGCCGAGCCATGTGCTCAAGGCGATGGGCGTGCTGTCGGAGGGCAACGTGCGCGTGTCGCTGCCGCAGGGGACGTCGGTGGAGGACGTGGAGGGCTTCCTGGGGGCGCTGCAGGGCGCGGTCGCCGGGGTGCGGGCCGAGCTGGGCGCGCCGGTGAGCGGTGCGGCGGGGGAGACGCCGGGCGGGGAGCTGGTGGTCGACGCGCGCGGGCGGCGCTGCCCCGTCCCCGTCATAGAACTGGCGAAGGT
The Streptomyces sp. CNQ-509 DNA segment above includes these coding regions:
- a CDS encoding c-type cytochrome yields the protein MKKLSARRRHPLAALVVLLIALAATGGLYATFAPTGKAQADETSAQSLAVEEGQKLFRVGCASCHGTGGQGSSDGPSLVGVGAAAVDFQVSTGRMPLQQQGAQAPKKPSVYTQKEIDQLAAYVASLGPGPAVPEESQYDPAGGDVARGGDLFRTNCAQCHNFTGKGGALTDGKYAPNIDGVDPKHMYEAMQTGPQNMPSFPDKLLTTSDKQDIIAYLDEVGGDEAESPGGFSLGGLGPVSEGLFAWVFGLGSLVILTIWITARSAKAKKS
- a CDS encoding heme-copper oxidase subunit III; amino-acid sequence: MSDVATATAAVETGHAHPSVNRPNLTSVGTIIWLSSELMFFAALFAMYFTLRSVMGADFWKDQAETLNVPFALGNTTILVLSSLTCQLGVFAAERGDVKKLRMWFTVTFIMGAVFIAGQVTEYVELVHEGITLSSGPYGSVFYLTTGFHGLHVTGGLIAFLLVLGRTYAARRFTHQQATAAIVVSYYWHFVDVVWIGLFATIYLIK
- a CDS encoding Ig-like domain-containing protein: MSQTPHRRTAVSCSLLVVALAPGLAACGAGGHPLAREPGEPAGRIALSGVADDSGLADPSEDLEVTAQGQARITDVTAVDESGRYVRGRLSADGHTWRSTVPLAARSRYSVEVSTENDDGAPGRKRLTYRTSKVRTKKPMKVELGPGKGTYGVGQPLTVKLNRAVKTQAERSVVERGLKVSSTPVVQGAWYWVGDKELHYRPKEYWPAGARVRLESRLEGVKVREGVYASAAKPLELKIGDRIEAVTDASAHEMTVYRNGKEINTIPVTTGKAGFETRNGKKVVLEKQSSVRMTGASIGVGGTGEDYDLQVSWATRVTWSGEYVHAAPWSVGSQGSANVSHGCTGMSTEDAAWFFKTVRPGDIVEVVNSYGEDMAPFGNGFGDWNLSWTKWQEGSALTPGVRDGGGPAEAGRLRPGI
- a CDS encoding cytochrome c oxidase subunit 4, with translation MKIQGHMFGWLAAFVLVAAIVYGYWSKEPVGTTALFLAFGLTAMIGYYLVFTARRVDTGAQDNKEAEVADDAGELGFFSPHSWQPLSLAIGGALAFLGIVLNWWLLYFSIPVILVGLYGWVFEYYRGADQNQ
- the ctaD gene encoding cytochrome c oxidase subunit I, whose protein sequence is MSILNEPQGAAAAGAGEDAYEDEVPARRRQPGNVVVKWLTTTDHKTIGTLYLATSFFFFIIGGILALFMRAELARPGTQVMSNEQFNQAFTMHGTIMLLMFATPLFAGFANWIMPLQIGAPDVAFPRLNMFAYWLYLFGSLIAVAGFITPQGAADFGWFAYTPLSDAVRSPGVGADMWIMGLALSGFGTILGSVNFITTIICMRAPGLTMFRMPIFTWNVLLTGVLVLLAFPVLAAALLALEADRKFGAHIFDPANGGALLWQHLFWFFGHPEVYIIALPFFGIISEVIPVFSRKPMFGYIGLVAATISIAGLSVTVWAHHMYVTGGVLLPFFAFMTMLIAVPTGVKFFNWIGTMWKGSLSFETPMLWSIGFLVTFAFGGLTGVILASPPLDFHVSDSYFVVAHFHYVVFGTVVFAMFAGFHFWWPKFTGKMLDETLGKITFWTLFIGFHGTFLVQHWLGAEGMPRRYADYLAADGFTALNTFSTISSFLLGMSMLPFFYNVWKTAKYGKKIEVDDPWGYGRSLEWATSCPPPRHNFTSLPRIRSESPAFDLHHPEIAAAQVGHGHGAGDKTLVGGGSEGEAK
- the coxB gene encoding cytochrome c oxidase subunit II, giving the protein MSHNGSDLPRGHTAAAGGTRSPRRTMRRRLPQALAAGLVLVTLSGCTYKDFPRLGMPTPATEEAPRILSLWQGSWAAALAVGVLVWGLILWSVIFHRRSRTKVEVPAQVRYNLPIEALYTVVPLIVVAVFFYFTARDESKLLETSEKPDHVINVVGYQWSWGFNYLENLDGDAATPAKRPKELDAIPDRDFEAVPKGAEGVYDYGVPATENEQTGNPGPTLVLPKGETVQFVLTSRDVIHSFWVVPFLMKQDVIPGHTNVFEVTPNKEGTFLGKCAELCGTDHSRMLFNVKVVSPEKYQEHLQKLADKGQTGYIPAGIPQTDAARNAETNNQ
- a CDS encoding cysteine desulfurase/sulfurtransferase TusA family protein, producing the protein MPYFDAASSAPLHPIARQALLAALDEGWADPARLYREGRRARRLLDAARETTADLVGCRPDELVFTSSGTRAVHDGIAGALAGRRRAGRHLVVSPVEHSAVLHAAERHEAAGGEVTYVPVDRGGRVAPGAYAEVLRPDTALACLQSANHEVGTEQPVAEAAEECRAAGVPLLVDAAQSLGWGRTEGPWSLLAASAHKWGGPPGVGLLAVRKGTRFAPAGPADERESGRAPGFENIPAIVATAASLRAVRGEAEAEDARLRALVDRIRARVPETVADVEVMGDPERRLPHLVTFSCLYVDGEALLHALDRAGFSVSSGSSCTSSTLTPSHVLKAMGVLSEGNVRVSLPQGTSVEDVEGFLGALQGAVAGVRAELGAPVSGAAGETPGGELVVDARGRRCPVPVIELAKVFDRVPVGGTALVLSDDEAARLDIPAWCEMRGQEYVGEEPAAGGGTGYRVRRRG